Sequence from the Notolabrus celidotus isolate fNotCel1 chromosome 14, fNotCel1.pri, whole genome shotgun sequence genome:
TGCATGAGCGATGGCATAAACTGCGTTGTAGACATTATAAGACACTCTGAGCTCTGTGACATTGAAGAACACATTCTGTGAATTCATTAATGTCTCATTTCCAGTGCATACTTCATGCACTGCCTTAGTGCCTGTGTGCTCCCCAGGTGGATCAGGTGTGCAGCCCACCATTATCTCCCAGAAATCTTTTACAAAGGCTGCACTTGGATCAGCATAGGGGCTGATGCTTGTAAGAAAAGGTTGGAGTTTTGGAATAGCCATCTTCTGCACCACGAACCCTAGGGCTCCACCAAAAGCTTGGTACATTTCAGGTGTGGAGGGTCGAGGTGCTGTTATCCAGCCCTCGCTGGCAATCCACTGAATCCCTGTGATATTCTGTTCCACCACCTCTTGCATCAGAGGGTAAAAGTCACCCTCTGCAACAAAAGCAAGGATGACCTTGACAGTTGACTGCTTTATAATTTTTACAACATCCTGAAATTTATCCAAAGGGTATGTTCTTAGAATTGTCCCTACAAATGCAATGCAGATCCCATGTTTCTTAACCTCCTCAGTAAAAGCCTGGATCCCATTCCTCCCATAATCATCGTCTGACTGTATTGCTCCAATCCACTGCCAGCCAAAACGTCTAACCAGTGCTGCCAAAGCTTTCGCCTGGAAGTAGTCGCTGGGAATTGTTCGAAAAAATGTAGGATATTTGGTTTTGTCACTCAGGCAGGCACATGTTGAGATGTAACTTACCTGTGAAAAGAACACCAACATTGGTCTGAAAGGAACACAGTCCAATCActacaaaaacatcacatttcactaaacatgaatgcaatgaaatatcATCTTAATCTCTTACTATTGGCACTTGAAACGGTCCAAGAGCTCCAGCCACAATTATAGATTGCGTTGATCCCGACTCAGCTATAAGGGCAGATATAGCTGGGGTACACGGTGAAGTCGATTCCGTCTCCTCAGGTCTGCTTGCCAGTGTCAGTGCAGCACGCAGAGCATTTGAAGGAGATGCACATGAATCAAGGATCCTATAGCCAAGAGATATGTTTGGCAGGAGAGCAGGATCTTTGTTGATTTCTTCCATTGCAAATATCATCACTTGGGTCCACCGAAAAGTTTCTAGTTTAAACCTAAAATGTTTaggttatttaaagagattgcaAAGTTGTAGATTCACACAATtgccaatttttaaaaaaaaaatgagcacGTTAGAAATGAATTCAAGCCAAATGTAGTAACTCTTACCCCACACATTCAACACCAGGTGGATTGCTCTTGAATGCAGAAGTTCTACTCGTCTCTTTGTCGAAAACTGGAAAAATCCCTCCAATCATTATATCTCCTTGCTTAAACAAACTCGGCATATCAAACCTACCTAACAGTTCACAACCAGAAACAGTTTTTGAATAGAGGGCACACAGTAACAACAATATAGCTCTCTGCATGTTTGCTCAGCATGTGAGATGAGGACACAGCTATTATATAAACTGTATCCGATGCAGGGAGATGCCCACTTCCTTAATGCTGGATTATTTCCCAAAGGACAGAATGATCTTGCATCTGAAAGGTTGGTACAATACTGCTACAGCaagaacacacaggacactgaCATGTaagtacacacatacaataTAGACTGACAAATTTTAGCATTTGGCTTTGCaccaaaaatacatatatattgtatatttgGACAAGGTGGTAAGACTTAGAGAGGCGTGAGGGACCGGGCTTGTTTGTGAATCGACAACGCCGATATAATATACAACCAAACCCCAAACAAAGCAATTCTAAAGTAACTAAGCTGACTcaaataaatccaaacaaatCAATCCAGGCAAACAAATAAAGCAATGAAAATAACCACactcatgcaaataaaaaaaaatataacaaaatacaCACAACTTAACAGATTAACACAAAATACCTGAattaaggaaaaggaaaaataataacCCAAAACCAATATAAAGCAGTACACtattaaaagtaataaaaataacctGCATGCAGACGTCTGATGACGGCGagctgcagagtctgcagagcGCTGAGACGCCCGTGCTAAAGTGCTGCTGCGCGAACCTGCGCCTCTGGTAGATCGCAGATCAGCAGCGCCAACAATCTGACCTAcaatttgcttttgtaggtcatgaagaggcatcgtttcagtctgtttcataaacacTTAAGAACTCTTCGAATACACggtgatcagctgtttggatcatgtatccatgctcatgtagcggaagaacaccggtctgcgaggtgcgtccgaaaatagtgccaaaataaagggggtttctgaaggcaaactgaatagctccaattttttctactggtgcattcatttgcaccgtgatgagttcctggaccatattttctcaactttggcgaaattacgTGAAATTGGAGGCCCCAtcggcagagaattgtagcctagcttgccgaccggtcctctgggaattttctcattaaaggggaagagctcatcggcatgcattgtggctagcaggagcaatagtgtactgtaactaatacaaccccacttcaaaaaaaatgaaatatccctttaatcaGTAACTACTTCTCAGTGGACTCTTGCATGTTGTTATGAATATGCATTGTTAGAGCTTTTGCAGCACAATACTTCTTGTAATGAAGACTGCTTCGGTCGTTGCAGAATGTCTGCCCTAGTCAGTCATTGTAACTAATGCTAGCGTAATACTTGTGCTAGTTCTAGCATAATACTTACACAATAAGGGTGATGAATAAACGATATGCATGACTGATAAATGCATGAGAACATGTATAGATATAgctttagcagcagctctagtcAAAACAAGTGTGGCCAGTTTGACCTAGTTAGCCACTCTGTATGGTCCCCCTCCATTGTTGTCAACAAAGTTTATCTGAAGTCCAGCACTTTCTTGGCTCTGATTGGTAGGACATGTAGAAGTGACTTTGAACACAGTTGTGCTCCAAAAATTAAACAATCCTTGACTGTGGGGGTTTTGAAGGGGGCCAGCACTACAAAAACTGCAATCAGTGTACACAGGCCCTAACGTGAACCATATCAATCAGTTGAAAGAAAGTGTCACATAATCTGACGAGGACAAAGCAGAAAAACTTTGTCAGCTTTACTTTACcatcaatggaaatgttcagtttaatgtgaataacAACAACTAAGTTAGCTCatttatgaaatgttttatcTTATCTGAGTAATAACAGAAATACTTCATTAAACCTGGGGGCAATTCAAGTAGTCAGGGTTCAGTCAATTGCCAAGTTAAACTTTGGCATGCAGATCAAGGGAACTCACATCAAATCACTATCCTTCTGAGCGTGGGGTGAATGAACGTGATGCTGTCTTAAAGTCGCCCAACTTGACAGCTGTCCAGCTAAGTAGTTCATTTTAGAGAGCTAGAGTTACTGTCTGAGCAGTGAGTGTTATGGATATATGGTTGTAGCCCCAACACTTACTGACCTTACCTTTCCAAATTAAATGAATAGTCTAATATGCACATATTTGTTTTCCACACCTATGTGTTTGAAACCaagtaaaaacacaactttctattccattttcttcttctacttcaacttctactTCATATccaaatgacacaaaaacatttttttcaaaagtatAGTTTTATAGATTTTTATTGAGATCTTGGATACATTGCAATAATTGGATGTTataaaaaatcacaacacatgacacaacatattttcaaattttttttaggactgtggcctctgtacatgggtcaCGCCCTAAAACAGCTAGGCCAACTGGCACACCATACCATCCATAGTTTTGACATGAAGTACATCAGGAGCATTAAAgtaattcattaaaaaaataaagcctaaattaaatctaaattaaattaaattaaattgctgttgaagcatgtttttgttttataaaataaatctttCTTTGCACATATGCCGTGGTTTAACCTTACACTgtgggaaaattcaaaataacagTAGAATCTTCTTGACAtggtctcatattttttttaatttttacagttttccCATGACATGTTTCTTGGTATTTTTTTCTGGCTTGATCAATATTATGTAACATTTTGGTGCAAAAATGCTTATCAATAATCCAAATGCTGAAGATAAAATGGCAAATAtctcaacagctacagtgaacTTCCCAGGAGAGCTGACATACGCTGGGATAAAGGTGATCCAGACAGCACAGAATATCAGCATGCTGAAGGTGATAAATTTAGCTTCATTAAAGTTATCAGGCAACTTTCTTGCTAGAAAAGCCAGGGCCAGACATATTATTGCAAGGATCCCGATGTAACCCAGTACTGCATAAAAAGCAGCCTCAGAGCCTGTGTTGCACTCTAAAACAATCTTTGTGTTGCTGTATCTGAAAACCATGTCTGAGAAAGGGGGGTTCAATTTCAGCCACAACACACATATAACTATCTGAATCAAAGTGCAGGAGCAAACTATTATCCTCTGCTGTGCAGGTCCAAACTTTGCTGCAGCTTTCTTGCCAGGGATTGTAGCCTTGAAAGCTGTGACTACAACTATAGTTTTTCCCAAGACACAGGAAATACAAAGTGCAAACGTGACACCAAATGCTGTGTGGCGCAGCATGCACGTCCAGACTGTGGGTCTGCCCATGAAAGTGAGGggacagaggaaacacaaaaaaagagaaaacaacaggaaacagctgAGCTCAGAGTTGCTGGCCTTTATGACAGGAGTTTCTCTGTAGCAGATGAAGACAATCATTGTGACCAAAGACAGTGAAGACCCTATTAGGGATACCACTGTGAGAGCGATTCCCATCGGCTCAACGTACGTCAGGAACTCAATTGTTTTAAGAATGCACTCATCTTTTCTCTCGTTGGACCAGTATTCCTGAGGACAGGGAGTGCAGTCAGCTGCACCTGTTGAAAGTCAACAGAGAAATTCAGTGCTGTGACTTCATGTTTTCACAACGTAAACAATAtccctccaaattcaaagtaagaaaacacataactgatatagcaattattaaattTGAGGGCACTTCTTTGACACATTcacccacacagtcacaccaacACTGGATCCTGAAAATTTGATTTCTATAGCATACACATGCTTTTCATACCTGTTGAATTGGCTATAGTTCCATCAGCACACGGGATACAGTCAAAACAGCAGGCCGGTTTTCCCTTTATTTGAGCTTTTCTTGTTCCTTTTGGACAAATATTAGAGCACACAGATTTCGGAACCTggaaaaaattcaaataatgtGATGATTGAACAGCAATATTAATTTGCAACTGCacaaactcagaaacacactaACAACTCACAAATCAGTTACAATTAAAAAAGCTTTGCTTTTTACCATTTCTCCTGTCCGCCACACAATGTCTTCGTCCTTGATGCTGAGCTTATAATCCCCGttagcagcagaaacaaaatgaCCCACTGTGACATGTTGCACCTGACCATCTCTCAGCTGCCAGTTGATAATATCATAAGAAGCAGGAGGGTCACCATTGGcatcaaaaaacacatcatcccCAAACTGATTCCTGAAATTCACCCTTCTTAAGTGATCAGTGACCTAAGCAAAGgaatacattatttattattgttcatATGTATAAGATATATCCAAGGGAAACTGTACTGATTATTTTCAGAGTGTTGGAGAAGTGGCAGATTTCAATAGCATGACTTCTCACCTTTTTGGGCTGAATTTCTGATAAAttcaaacatggtttcattACTTTTCCTCCAGCTGGTTGGCAGAAAACCAGCTGATGTAGGGCGTGAGCGATGGCGTAAACTGCCTTGTAGACATTATAAGACACTCTGAGCTCTGTGACATTGAAGAACACATCCTGTGAATTCATTAATGTCTCATTGCCAGTGCATACTTCATGCACTGCCTTAGTGCCTGTGTGCTCTCCAGGTGGATCAGGTGTGCAGCCCACCATCATCTCCCAGAAATCTTTTAAAAAGGCTGCACTTGGATCAGCATAGGGGCTGATGCTTGTAAGAAAAGGTTGGAGTTTTGGAATAGCCATCTTCTGCACCACGAACCCTAGGGCTCCACCAAAAGCTTGGTACATTTCAGGTGTGGAGGGTCGAGCTGCTGTTATCCAGGCCTCGCTGGCAATCCACTGAATCCCTGTGATATTCTGTTTTACCACCTCTTGCATCAGAGGGTGAAAGTCACCCTCTGCAACAAAAGCAAGGATGACCTTGACAGTTGACTGCTTTATAATTTTTACAACATCCTGAAATTTATCCGTAGAGTATGTTCTTAAAATTGTCCCTACAAATGCGATGCAGATCCCATGTTTCTTAACCTCCTCAGTAAAAGCCTGGATCCCATTCCTTCCATAATCATCGTCTGACTGTATTGCTCCAATCCACTGCCAGCCAAAACGTCTAACCAGTGCTGCCAAAGCTTTCGCCTGGAAGTAGTCGCTAGGAATTGTCCGAAAAAATGTAGGATATTTGGTTTTGTCACTCAGGCAGGCACATGTTGAGAAGTAACTTACCTGTGAAAAGAACACCAACATTGgtctaaaaagaaaacaatccagtcactacaaaaacataacatttcacaaaacatgaatgcaatgaaatatcATCTTAATCTCTTACTATTGGCACTTGAAATGGTCCAAGAGCTCCAGCCACAATTATAGATTGCGTTGATCCCGACTCAGCTATAAGGGCAGATATAGCTGGTGTACACGGTGAAGTCGATTCCGTCTCCTCAGGTCTGCTTGCCAGTGTCAGTGCAGCACGCAGAGCATTTGTAGGAGATGCACATGAATCAAGGATCCTATAGCCAAGAGATATGTTTGGCAGGAGAGCAGGATCTTTGTTGATTTCTTCCATTGCAAATATCATCACTTGGGTCCACCTAAAAGGACGTGGTTTAAACCTAAAATGTTTAGGTTATTTTAAGAGATTGCAAAGTTGCAGATTCACACAAttgccaattttttttaaaaaggagcaCATTAGAAATATATACAAGCCAAATGTAGTAAATCTTACCCCACACATTCAACACCAGGTGGATTGCTCTTGAATGCAGAAGTGCTACTCGTCTCTTTGTTGAAAATTGAGAAAATCCCTCCAATCATTATATCTCCTTGCTTAAACAAACTCGGCATATCAAACCTACCTAACAGTTCACAACCAGAAACAG
This genomic interval carries:
- the LOC117825355 gene encoding extracellular calcium-sensing receptor-like is translated as MIFAMEEINKDPALLPNISLGYRILDSCASPTNALRAALTLASRPEETESTSPCTPAISALIAESGSTQSIIVAGALGPFQVPIVSYFSTCACLSDKTKYPTFFRTIPSDYFQAKALAALVRRFGWQWIGAIQSDDDYGRNGIQAFTEEVKKHGICIAFVGTILRTYSTDKFQDVVKIIKQSTVKVILAFVAEGDFHPLMQEVVKQNITGIQWIASEAWITAARPSTPEMYQAFGGALGFVVQKMAIPKLQPFLTSISPYADPSAAFLKDFWEMMVGCTPDPPGEHTGTKAVHEVCTGNETLMNSQDVFFNVTELRVSYNVYKAVYAIAHALHQLVFCQPAGGKVMKPCLNLSEIQPKKVTDHLRRVNFRNQFGDDVFFDANGDPPASYDIINWQLRDGQVQHVTVGHFVSAANGDYKLSIKDEDIVWRTGEMVPKSVCSNICPKGTRKAQIKGKPACCFDCIPCADGTIANSTGAADCTPCPQEYWSNERKDECILKTIEFLTYVEPMGIALTVVSLIGSSLSLVTMIVFICYRETPVIKASNSELSCFLLFSLFLCFLCPLTFMGRPTVWTCMLRHTAFGVTFALCISCVLGKTIVVVTAFKATIPGKKAAAKFGPAQQRIIVCSCTLIQIVICVLWLKLNPPFSDMVFRYSNTKIVLECNTGSEAAFYAVLGYIGILAIICLALAFLARKLPDNFNEAKFITFSMLIFCAVWITFIPAYVSSPGKFTVAVEIFAILSSAFGLLISIFAPKCYIILIKPEKNTKKHVMGKL